AAGAGGCGTTTAACCAGCTGGCGAAGGGGAGTGTGGATGTAGATGGCCGAGCCGGGACTTGAATTCGTCCCCGAGGGAATGGTCTCTTTCTATAATGACTTGCTGAGCCTGGAAGCCCCGGAAACCTCGGTGCAGATTCGGAACATGGGTAAGGAGCAGCGTGAGATGTGGGAAAACGGCATCCCGTTGCTTGTTGCCAATATGCCGCGAGTGGAGCCCGAGGATTTCTTCGCCACCATGCGCCGGGTGAAGGATGTCCTGGCCAAGCACCAGCCCGACCAGGCGGCGGAACTCGAAAAGACCATGGCCGCTATGCCCACGGACCCGGGCGAACGGGAAGTCTTTGTGGAGAGCGTCCTGCGGCGCCGGACCAACTGGTCCGAATACCTGGTGCAGCAGCGCGGGGTGGCGGAGGATGTTCTCGGCTTCCTGCTGAACCATACCGTAAAACCCTACCTGTCGCGCTTCGGCACCCTTGTCCGGGAGCAGGTTGACTTCGATACCTGGGGGCGGGGATACTGCCCGGTTTGCGGCGCGCAGGCGAACTTCGCCCGCCTATCCAAGGCCGTCGGCCGCCGTTACCTGCATTGCCCTCTATGTGAAACAGAATGGTGGTTCAAGCGTATCGGATGCCCGTTTTGCGACAACGAGGACCAGAAGGAGCTGCGCTACTTCACGGTTGAGGGTGACGAGCGGCATCGCGTTTACCTCTGCGAAAAATGCAAGGGTTACCTGAAGACGATCGACGAGAGCCGTTGCGGGGAGAACGAGAAGGCCTACCTGTTCTGGGAGGACGTGAAGACCGTCCACCTGGACCTTCTCGCCATGCGCGAGGGCTATGTGAACAAGGTCGCCGAAGGCGCAAATCAGTAGTCAGTCGTCAGTTGTCGGTCGTCGGGGCCGAGGCGGTTCGCTCCGCGAATCCTGGAAAAAACACTTTACAGGTCGGGGGCGGCTCGTCTATAATTATGGCAACAACGGACGGTCGAAGCCGTCCCCACCCGGTAGCGCACTTCTTACGGATGCAACCACGGAGGTTGGCCCGCCAAAGAGCGAGCGGCGTCTCCGTGGTTTTTATTATTCTTACGTGAGGAGGGGGAGAGAAAGAGTGCACATTCCGGACGGTTTCCTTGATCCCAAG
The DNA window shown above is from Thermoanaerobacterales bacterium and carries:
- a CDS encoding formate dehydrogenase accessory protein FdhE; this encodes MAEPGLEFVPEGMVSFYNDLLSLEAPETSVQIRNMGKEQREMWENGIPLLVANMPRVEPEDFFATMRRVKDVLAKHQPDQAAELEKTMAAMPTDPGEREVFVESVLRRRTNWSEYLVQQRGVAEDVLGFLLNHTVKPYLSRFGTLVREQVDFDTWGRGYCPVCGAQANFARLSKAVGRRYLHCPLCETEWWFKRIGCPFCDNEDQKELRYFTVEGDERHRVYLCEKCKGYLKTIDESRCGENEKAYLFWEDVKTVHLDLLAMREGYVNKVAEGANQ